Proteins from a genomic interval of Actinoalloteichus hymeniacidonis:
- a CDS encoding shikimate kinase: MSGSTPIVLVGPPGAGKSTTGRLLAGRLGLGFLDVDDEIERQAGRTVAEIFTGQGEDVFRKWERDTVRRSLVEHRGVLALGGGAVLADETRSLLREHTVVFLNVGMAEGVRRTGLSSNRPLLAGINPRATFKALLDARLPLYREVASLEVITDRQSADEVAVAVLTELAALDSGDAASGSTDAGPAEPGTV, translated from the coding sequence ATGAGCGGCTCGACGCCGATCGTGCTGGTGGGTCCGCCGGGAGCGGGTAAGTCCACCACCGGACGACTGCTGGCCGGGCGCTTGGGCCTCGGCTTCCTCGATGTCGACGACGAGATCGAGCGGCAGGCGGGCCGGACCGTCGCCGAGATCTTCACCGGGCAGGGCGAGGACGTCTTCCGCAAGTGGGAACGCGACACGGTGCGTCGCAGCCTCGTCGAGCATCGCGGGGTCCTCGCGCTGGGCGGCGGAGCGGTGCTGGCCGATGAGACCAGGTCCTTACTGCGGGAGCACACCGTGGTCTTCCTCAACGTCGGGATGGCCGAGGGTGTTCGGCGGACCGGTCTCTCCTCCAACCGCCCGCTGTTGGCGGGGATCAACCCCAGGGCGACCTTCAAGGCCTTGCTGGACGCTCGACTCCCGTTGTATCGCGAGGTCGCGAGCCTGGAGGTCATCACGGATCGACAGAGCGCCGACGAGGTCGCGGTCGCGGTGCTCACCGAACTCGCCGCGCTCGACAGCGGGGATGCGGCGAGCGGGTCCACTGACGCGGGTCCGGCCGAGCCCGGCACCGTCTGA
- a CDS encoding PTS sugar transporter subunit IIA, with product MNASTETTSDESVRTSVLSPVNGRVVSLTEVPDEVFAQAVVGPGIAVEPEDEEASTAVAPIGGVIAALHPHAFVVTAPTGVSILVHLGIDTVRLKGAGFTLHAAKGDTVQAGQKLIDWSPTAIRGEGLATVCPVIALDAAPESLLELHADGPVATGEELFACRP from the coding sequence ATGAACGCATCGACGGAGACCACCTCCGACGAGTCGGTGCGCACCTCGGTCCTGTCACCGGTGAACGGCCGGGTGGTGTCCTTGACCGAGGTACCGGACGAGGTCTTCGCGCAGGCCGTGGTCGGCCCCGGTATCGCCGTGGAACCGGAGGACGAGGAGGCGTCGACGGCCGTCGCGCCCATCGGTGGTGTCATCGCGGCCCTGCATCCGCACGCCTTCGTCGTCACCGCGCCGACGGGCGTCTCGATCCTGGTCCACCTGGGCATCGACACCGTGCGACTCAAGGGCGCGGGTTTCACCCTGCACGCAGCCAAGGGCGACACGGTGCAGGCAGGACAGAAGCTGATCGACTGGAGCCCGACGGCCATTCGAGGCGAGGGCCTGGCCACGGTGTGTCCGGTGATCGCGCTGGACGCCGCGCCGGAGTCGCTGCTGGAGTTGCATGCCGACGGGCCGGTGGCCACCGGCGAGGAGCTGTTCGCCTGTCGGCCTTGA
- the aroC gene encoding chorismate synthase: MLRWMTAGESHGPALVAVMEGMVAGVEVTTADMTTQLERRRLGFGRSPRMAFEVDDLEVIGGIRHGTTQGGPVAVRIGNTEWPKWQKVMAADPVDPSELEGSARNEPLTRPRPGHADLAGMQKYGFDEARPVLERASARETAARTVLGTVAARFLEQVLGVRVLSHVVSIGEAASQGHPLPEFGDLAAIDEHPVRCFDPAAGEAMMAEVEAAKKDGDTLGGVIEVLAYGLPPGLGSHVHWDRRLDARLAGALMGVQAMKGVEIGDGFTTARRRGSAAHDEIDPADGPNWVRRRSNRAGGLEGGMTNGEPLRVRVAMKPISTVPRALATMDVVTGEPAVAIHQRSDICAVPRAGVVVESVVALVLADAVLEKFGGDSVAETRRNAQAYLRELEERR; this comes from the coding sequence GTGTTGCGTTGGATGACCGCAGGTGAGTCGCACGGGCCCGCGCTGGTCGCGGTGATGGAAGGCATGGTGGCAGGCGTCGAGGTGACGACCGCCGACATGACCACACAGTTGGAGCGCCGCAGGCTCGGCTTCGGCAGGAGCCCTCGGATGGCCTTCGAGGTGGACGACCTCGAGGTCATCGGTGGCATCCGGCATGGGACAACCCAGGGCGGCCCCGTCGCGGTCCGGATCGGCAACACCGAGTGGCCCAAGTGGCAGAAGGTCATGGCGGCCGACCCCGTCGACCCCTCGGAGCTCGAGGGCTCGGCGCGCAACGAACCGCTGACCAGGCCCCGGCCCGGACATGCGGACCTGGCGGGAATGCAGAAGTACGGGTTCGACGAGGCACGGCCGGTGTTGGAGCGCGCCAGTGCTCGGGAGACGGCGGCCCGCACGGTGCTGGGCACGGTCGCGGCCCGATTCCTGGAGCAGGTGCTCGGGGTGCGGGTTCTCAGCCACGTGGTGTCCATCGGTGAGGCGGCCTCGCAGGGACATCCACTGCCGGAGTTCGGCGATCTGGCCGCGATCGACGAGCACCCGGTGCGTTGTTTCGACCCGGCTGCGGGCGAGGCGATGATGGCCGAGGTCGAGGCGGCGAAGAAGGACGGCGACACCCTCGGCGGCGTCATCGAGGTGCTCGCCTACGGACTTCCGCCGGGGCTCGGCTCCCATGTGCACTGGGACCGGCGCCTCGACGCCCGCCTGGCGGGCGCGCTGATGGGGGTCCAGGCGATGAAGGGCGTCGAGATCGGCGACGGGTTCACCACCGCCCGGCGTCGCGGCAGCGCCGCACACGACGAGATCGACCCCGCCGACGGCCCGAACTGGGTGCGCAGGCGCAGCAATCGCGCGGGTGGTCTGGAAGGCGGTATGACCAACGGCGAGCCGCTGCGGGTCCGGGTCGCGATGAAGCCGATCTCCACGGTGCCCAGGGCGCTGGCGACCATGGACGTCGTCACCGGCGAACCGGCGGTGGCCATCCATCAGCGGTCCGACATCTGCGCGGTGCCCAGGGCAGGGGTGGTCGTCGAATCCGTGGTCGCGCTCGTGCTGGCGGACGCGGTCTTGGAGAAGTTCGGCGGCGACTCGGTCGCCGAGACACGACGCAATGCCCAGGCATACCTGCGGGAGTTGGAGGAGCGCCGATGA
- a CDS encoding shikimate dehydrogenase: MNETTIRRAAVLGSPVAHSLSPVLHGAAYRALGLSDWRYDRVECDAETLPALVADLGPEWVGLSVTMPGKRAALAMADVVTDRAEAVGAANTLVPLPDGGWRADCTDVEGITGALRVAAGYRPDPADTALVLGAGGTAAAAMVALADLGVTSVRLAVRSAARAAETLAAAERSGVSVQIVGLSEPELAAAAASSAVLISTVPAGVADSLADTLAAAPCVLDAVYHPWPTPLAEAVAAADGRMATGLDMLLHQAFGQVELFTGRPAPRRDMRDALSAATGGAVPLPLS; this comes from the coding sequence ATGAATGAGACGACTATCCGCCGCGCGGCGGTGCTCGGTTCGCCGGTGGCGCACTCGCTCTCGCCGGTATTGCACGGTGCCGCCTACCGGGCGCTCGGGTTGTCCGACTGGCGCTATGACCGTGTCGAGTGCGACGCCGAGACGCTGCCCGCGCTGGTCGCCGACCTCGGCCCGGAATGGGTCGGGCTCTCGGTGACCATGCCCGGCAAGCGTGCCGCCCTGGCCATGGCCGACGTGGTGACCGACCGCGCCGAAGCGGTCGGCGCGGCGAACACCCTGGTCCCGCTGCCCGACGGCGGTTGGCGGGCCGACTGCACCGACGTCGAGGGCATCACCGGTGCGCTCCGTGTCGCGGCGGGCTACCGGCCCGACCCGGCGGATACGGCACTGGTTCTCGGCGCGGGCGGCACCGCAGCGGCGGCCATGGTGGCGCTCGCGGATCTCGGTGTCACCTCGGTGCGGCTGGCAGTGCGCTCTGCGGCCCGCGCGGCGGAGACACTGGCCGCCGCAGAGCGATCGGGCGTGTCGGTGCAGATCGTGGGTCTGTCCGAACCGGAGTTGGCGGCCGCCGCGGCATCCTCGGCGGTACTGATCTCCACGGTGCCCGCAGGCGTCGCGGATTCGTTGGCCGACACGCTCGCCGCCGCGCCCTGTGTGTTGGACGCCGTGTACCACCCCTGGCCGACCCCGCTCGCCGAGGCGGTCGCGGCGGCGGACGGCCGGATGGCCACCGGCCTGGACATGCTGCTGCACCAGGCGTTCGGCCAGGTCGAGCTGTTCACCGGCCGGCCCGCGCCCAGGCGAGACATGCGCGATGCGCTGAGCGCGGCCACCGGCGGCGCGGTGCCGCTGCCGTTGAGCTGA
- a CDS encoding prepilin peptidase, with protein MINEAWFPVALTLLAAVVGFLLGGAGARLLGRLRVPAPVPVYGCAALAGLLWTVAALRVSSGALPVGWLAVSCAAGLLTVLAAATDLAHRRLPDLLTLRAPPILALLLIFAAWAAADGGVLIRAVLGGLGLAALYASVHLASPRALGAGDVKLAMVVGMILASVSWASWLLAAVITPLLTGLLGLAVALRRGGRVSIPHGPSMLIPAWLLVTFQP; from the coding sequence ATGATCAACGAAGCGTGGTTCCCGGTGGCTCTCACCCTGCTCGCCGCTGTGGTCGGTTTCCTTCTCGGCGGGGCGGGGGCACGCCTGCTCGGTCGACTCCGGGTGCCCGCTCCCGTGCCGGTGTACGGCTGTGCGGCGTTGGCGGGTCTGTTGTGGACGGTCGCTGCGCTGCGCGTCTCCTCGGGGGCGTTGCCGGTCGGCTGGTTGGCGGTCTCGTGTGCTGCGGGGCTGTTGACGGTGCTCGCCGCCGCGACGGACCTCGCTCATCGACGCCTGCCGGACCTGCTGACGCTGCGGGCACCGCCGATACTGGCGTTGCTGCTGATCTTCGCCGCTTGGGCGGCGGCCGATGGCGGTGTCCTGATCCGTGCCGTGCTCGGCGGGCTCGGCTTGGCCGCGCTCTATGCGTCGGTGCACCTCGCGAGTCCGAGGGCGTTGGGCGCGGGCGACGTCAAGCTGGCGATGGTGGTCGGGATGATCCTGGCCTCGGTGTCCTGGGCGAGTTGGCTGCTGGCGGCGGTGATCACGCCGCTGCTGACCGGTCTGCTGGGGCTTGCCGTCGCGCTGCGTCGGGGCGGCCGCGTCTCGATACCGCACGGTCCGAGCATGCTGATTCCCGCCTGGCTTCTCGTGACCTTCCAACCGTGA
- the aroQ gene encoding type II 3-dehydroquinate dehydratase: MRALVLNGPNLGRLGLREPEVYGSTTHADLVALCEATGDELGMSVTVRQTDDEGRMIGWLHEAADEKLPIVLNAAAWTHYSIAIRDACAQLTAPWVEVHISNVHQREEFRSHSYLSALASGVIVGLGVAGYPLALRWLSQHGGS, from the coding sequence GTGAGGGCATTGGTGCTCAACGGGCCCAACCTGGGCAGGCTCGGACTCCGGGAGCCCGAGGTCTACGGATCGACCACCCACGCCGACCTGGTGGCGTTGTGCGAGGCGACCGGCGACGAGCTGGGCATGTCGGTCACCGTCCGACAGACCGACGACGAGGGTCGGATGATCGGCTGGCTTCACGAGGCCGCTGACGAGAAGCTGCCCATCGTGCTCAACGCCGCGGCGTGGACGCATTACTCCATCGCGATCCGGGATGCGTGCGCGCAACTCACCGCTCCGTGGGTGGAGGTGCACATCTCCAACGTCCATCAGCGGGAAGAGTTCCGCTCCCACAGCTATCTCTCCGCCTTGGCCAGCGGGGTCATCGTCGGGCTCGGGGTCGCCGGGTATCCGTTGGCGCTGCGTTGGTTGTCGCAACACGGTGGATCCTGA
- a CDS encoding glucose PTS transporter subunit EIIB: MSQDKAAGILAAIGGSDNIIEIEPCITRLRCELSNADLVDETALRKIGVHGVLRSGDAVQIVVGPDADNIASDIEDLR; this comes from the coding sequence GTGAGTCAGGACAAGGCCGCCGGGATTCTGGCCGCAATCGGCGGAAGCGACAACATCATCGAGATCGAACCGTGCATCACCAGACTCCGCTGCGAGCTGTCGAACGCGGATCTGGTCGACGAGACCGCCCTGCGGAAGATCGGCGTGCACGGCGTGCTGCGTTCCGGCGATGCCGTGCAGATCGTGGTCGGCCCGGATGCCGACAACATCGCCAGTGACATCGAGGATCTGCGATGA
- a CDS encoding PTS transporter subunit EIIC, producing the protein MSADASTAARGRNSKGFALAQRFGRSLMLPIAVLPAAALLSRLGYIDGSGAGQGELIAAIPGDFFDRAAQVVGQGGDALFQYLPLLFAVGVAIGMARKADGSTALSAVVGYLVLHNVLWAMLGEELTEGKNFNNGPYGVLGGIVSGLIAAYLWQRYHRIKLPTYLGFFGGRRFVPMITAFVMIIVGVVMGLIFTGFNAGLTWVGDAVASSTVFGAGVYGVLNRFLLPFGLHHILNSVVWFLFGDYDGVTGDLNRFFAGDPAAGTFMTGFFPIFMFALPAAALAIYHTAKPHKKKMVGGLVFAGALASFLTGVTEPLEYAFIFVAWPLLVVHALLTGLSHAVTNALGVHHGFGFSAGAIDYVLNWGLATAPWLIIPIGLVFAAIYYFVFRWVITKWNLATPGREDDEDDEGGSAAAPAAAEPVTVASTPESGATSTETKSAETTSAKESTSPASKPSAETKE; encoded by the coding sequence ATGAGCGCTGACGCCTCTACGGCGGCACGCGGTCGCAACAGTAAAGGATTCGCCCTGGCACAACGGTTCGGCCGCAGCCTCATGCTGCCGATCGCGGTGCTTCCGGCAGCAGCGCTGCTGTCCAGATTGGGCTATATCGATGGTTCCGGCGCGGGGCAGGGTGAGCTGATCGCCGCCATCCCCGGTGACTTCTTCGACCGCGCGGCGCAGGTCGTCGGCCAGGGTGGCGACGCGCTGTTCCAGTACCTACCGCTGCTGTTCGCCGTGGGTGTCGCGATCGGCATGGCGCGCAAGGCCGACGGTTCCACCGCCCTGTCGGCCGTGGTCGGCTATCTGGTGCTCCACAATGTCCTGTGGGCGATGCTCGGTGAGGAACTGACCGAGGGCAAGAACTTCAACAACGGCCCGTACGGCGTGTTGGGCGGCATCGTCTCCGGTTTGATAGCCGCCTATCTATGGCAGCGATATCACCGGATCAAGCTGCCGACCTACCTCGGCTTCTTCGGCGGGCGTCGTTTCGTACCGATGATCACCGCGTTCGTGATGATCATCGTCGGCGTGGTGATGGGCCTGATCTTCACCGGGTTCAACGCGGGCCTCACCTGGGTCGGTGACGCGGTGGCCAGTTCCACGGTGTTCGGCGCGGGCGTCTACGGCGTGTTGAACCGCTTCCTGCTGCCCTTCGGTCTGCACCACATCCTCAACTCGGTGGTGTGGTTCCTGTTCGGGGACTACGACGGAGTCACCGGCGACCTCAACCGGTTCTTCGCAGGCGACCCCGCAGCGGGCACCTTCATGACGGGCTTCTTCCCGATCTTCATGTTCGCGCTGCCCGCGGCGGCCCTGGCGATCTACCACACCGCCAAGCCGCACAAGAAGAAGATGGTCGGCGGTCTGGTCTTCGCGGGAGCCCTGGCCTCCTTCCTCACCGGCGTCACCGAACCGTTGGAGTACGCGTTCATCTTCGTGGCGTGGCCGCTACTGGTGGTGCACGCCCTGCTGACCGGTCTTTCACACGCCGTCACCAACGCCTTGGGCGTGCATCACGGTTTCGGCTTCTCGGCAGGCGCGATCGACTACGTCCTGAACTGGGGTCTGGCCACCGCCCCTTGGTTGATCATCCCGATCGGTCTGGTCTTCGCGGCGATCTACTACTTCGTCTTCCGCTGGGTGATCACCAAGTGGAACCTGGCGACGCCGGGTCGGGAGGACGACGAGGACGACGAGGGCGGCAGTGCCGCTGCGCCCGCAGCAGCCGAGCCGGTGACGGTGGCATCCACCCCGGAGAGCGGCGCGACGTCGACCGAGACGAAGTCCGCAGAAACCACGTCCGCCAAGGAGTCCACCAGCCCGGCGAGCAAGCCCTCGGCAGAGACGAAGGAGTGA
- a CDS encoding GntR family transcriptional regulator: protein MAEHGERPARRDPRRRLAAGPTPKHVQLGAILRDLVEHELPPDSAVPSERELAERFGVSRLTVREAIGRLVAAGLLTRIRGKGTFTARPRLETPPLTSFTQEIERHGMTVTSMVLTCGEEVPTASTSTTLGLAPGEPAYRVCRVRMADGTPLALEHGWFSPKRVPGLLDHDLTGSLYNLLAQNYGVLLDHGRQTVWAAEADVSTARLLKVRTSSPLLVFRRVSSAGEHPVEDTTSWYRGDKYQLTMPLDRPGTTGGPHHPAQGGTHER from the coding sequence ATGGCCGAGCATGGCGAGAGACCCGCACGGCGCGATCCGCGCCGACGCCTCGCCGCGGGCCCGACCCCGAAACACGTCCAACTCGGCGCCATCCTGCGTGATCTGGTCGAACACGAACTGCCGCCGGATTCCGCGGTCCCCTCGGAACGCGAACTGGCCGAGCGATTCGGCGTCTCCCGGCTCACGGTGCGGGAGGCCATCGGCAGGCTGGTCGCGGCGGGTCTGCTGACCCGGATCCGGGGGAAGGGGACCTTCACCGCGCGTCCTCGGCTGGAGACACCGCCGCTGACCTCGTTCACCCAGGAGATCGAGCGGCATGGCATGACCGTCACCAGCATGGTGTTGACCTGCGGCGAGGAGGTTCCGACCGCGAGCACCTCGACGACACTGGGGCTGGCCCCTGGTGAACCCGCCTACCGGGTCTGCCGAGTGCGGATGGCCGACGGAACCCCGCTGGCCTTGGAACACGGCTGGTTCAGCCCGAAACGGGTGCCCGGCCTGCTCGACCACGACCTGACCGGATCGCTGTACAACCTGCTCGCCCAGAACTACGGGGTCCTGCTCGATCACGGGCGGCAGACCGTGTGGGCGGCCGAGGCGGACGTCTCGACCGCGCGATTGCTCAAGGTGCGGACCTCCAGCCCGCTCCTCGTCTTCCGCCGTGTCTCGTCGGCGGGAGAGCATCCGGTCGAGGACACCACGTCCTGGTACCGGGGCGACAAGTACCAGTTGACGATGCCGTTGGACCGACCCGGCACAACCGGGGGTCCGCACCATCCTGCGCAAGGAGGAACCCATGAGCGCTGA
- the aroB gene encoding 3-dehydroquinate synthase gives MSDPIRVRVATERPYEVVIGRGLLGELVETLRTASSVAIMHQPTLTTTAESLRTELVDAGLDAHRVEIPDAEDGKSLAVAGFCWDVLGKIGMDRDGVVVSVGGGAVTDLAGFVAGTWMRGVRVVHVPSTLLAMVDAAVGGKAGINTDAGKNLVGVFHEPAAVLVDLATLETLPRNELLAGMAEVVKAGFIADPVILERVEEDAEAATDPTGPVLAELVRRAIQVKADVVAADLRESSLREILNYGHTLGHAVERRERYRWRHGAAVAVGMMFAAELARLAGRLDDADVERHRRVLAALSLPTSYDPDALSSLVESMRRDKKTRSGVLRFVVLDGIGKPGRLEGPDPSLLAAAYSAISGEPTRPNGGILL, from the coding sequence ATGTCAGACCCGATACGAGTTCGCGTCGCCACCGAGCGCCCCTACGAGGTGGTGATCGGCAGAGGTTTGCTCGGCGAACTCGTGGAGACGCTGCGCACCGCGTCGTCCGTGGCGATCATGCACCAGCCGACCTTGACCACCACGGCCGAGTCGTTGCGGACCGAACTCGTCGACGCAGGCCTGGACGCCCACCGGGTGGAGATTCCCGACGCCGAGGACGGCAAGAGTCTGGCGGTGGCCGGGTTCTGCTGGGACGTGCTCGGAAAGATCGGAATGGACCGGGACGGCGTCGTCGTCTCCGTGGGTGGGGGAGCGGTCACCGATCTCGCGGGCTTCGTCGCCGGGACCTGGATGCGCGGCGTCCGGGTGGTGCACGTGCCGTCCACGTTGTTGGCGATGGTCGACGCCGCAGTCGGTGGCAAGGCCGGGATCAACACCGACGCGGGCAAGAACCTGGTGGGCGTCTTCCACGAGCCTGCGGCCGTGCTGGTCGATCTCGCCACCTTGGAGACGTTGCCGCGTAACGAGTTGCTCGCGGGGATGGCCGAGGTCGTCAAGGCCGGTTTCATCGCGGACCCGGTGATCCTGGAGCGGGTCGAGGAGGATGCCGAGGCGGCCACCGATCCCACCGGACCGGTGCTGGCCGAGCTGGTGCGCCGAGCGATCCAGGTGAAGGCCGATGTCGTGGCGGCCGATCTGCGGGAATCGAGTCTGCGAGAGATCTTGAACTACGGGCACACTCTCGGCCACGCGGTGGAACGCCGGGAGCGCTACCGCTGGCGGCACGGCGCAGCCGTGGCGGTCGGCATGATGTTCGCGGCCGAACTGGCCAGGTTGGCGGGCCGATTGGACGATGCGGACGTCGAGCGGCACCGGCGGGTCCTCGCCGCGTTGAGCCTGCCGACGTCCTATGACCCCGACGCGCTGTCGTCCTTGGTCGAGTCGATGCGGCGGGACAAGAAGACCCGATCGGGCGTCCTGCGGTTCGTCGTGCTGGACGGCATCGGCAAGCCGGGGAGGCTGGAGGGGCCCGATCCGTCGTTGCTGGCCGCTGCCTACTCGGCGATCAGTGGCGAGCCCACTCGACCGAACGGAGGGATCCTGCTGTGA
- a CDS encoding HPr family phosphocarrier protein encodes MAERRVTVASVVGLHARPAARLAKAAAAAKPLTVTIRKGDGPEVAAASVLGLMTLGAMHGDEVVLAAEGEGAEAVLDDLAALVAAQADHE; translated from the coding sequence ATGGCGGAACGACGAGTGACGGTGGCGAGCGTTGTCGGCCTCCACGCCCGGCCCGCAGCCCGACTGGCCAAGGCGGCCGCCGCCGCGAAGCCGCTGACGGTCACCATCCGCAAGGGCGACGGCCCCGAGGTCGCCGCGGCCAGCGTGCTCGGTTTGATGACCCTCGGAGCCATGCACGGCGACGAGGTGGTGCTCGCCGCCGAAGGAGAAGGCGCCGAGGCCGTGCTCGATGATCTGGCCGCGTTGGTCGCCGCACAGGCCGACCACGAGTGA
- a CDS encoding lipoprotein: MNRVIRLSTSAVLSLVLGVAVLAGCTTGPADGDGAAPPSGPSTGDGEASEGTTTESADVQPGGSAEPDPSHIADDPPGSNPGAPGAPAPPGEVAQSGVTVGSPDGPCPLPVSLSAAADWEVMDVTDLDIVMHGLVPLCELHGRHAGVFGSIRVNTSQDPASDATTALEAYASEAVEGVPEFRDVVVDGTPAVEVSLFRAGEWQRQELALAVDTEAQPIIVTLTGLDLAEFESGLPAYRLAVNTLHING; encoded by the coding sequence ATGAACCGGGTTATCCGTCTCTCGACCTCCGCCGTGCTCTCGCTGGTCCTCGGCGTCGCAGTGCTTGCGGGGTGCACTACCGGGCCCGCCGACGGCGACGGGGCCGCTCCGCCGAGCGGCCCCTCGACCGGGGATGGCGAGGCCTCCGAGGGCACTACCACCGAATCCGCCGATGTCCAACCGGGCGGCTCCGCAGAGCCCGACCCCTCGCACATCGCGGACGACCCGCCCGGCTCGAACCCGGGAGCTCCGGGCGCGCCCGCCCCACCCGGCGAGGTCGCCCAGAGCGGGGTGACCGTCGGCTCGCCGGACGGCCCGTGTCCGTTACCCGTCAGTCTGAGCGCGGCCGCGGACTGGGAGGTCATGGACGTGACCGACCTCGACATCGTGATGCACGGGCTGGTTCCGTTGTGCGAGCTGCACGGCAGGCATGCCGGGGTGTTCGGTTCGATCCGGGTGAACACCTCGCAGGACCCGGCCTCGGATGCGACCACGGCCCTCGAGGCCTATGCGAGCGAGGCGGTCGAGGGCGTCCCCGAATTCCGGGACGTCGTCGTCGATGGCACGCCCGCCGTGGAGGTGTCGTTGTTCCGGGCGGGGGAGTGGCAACGCCAGGAACTGGCGCTGGCGGTGGACACCGAGGCACAGCCGATCATCGTGACCCTCACCGGACTCGATCTCGCCGAGTTCGAGTCCGGGCTACCCGCCTATCGGCTGGCCGTGAACACGCTGCACATCAACGGCTGA